The following are encoded in a window of Polynucleobacter sp. VK25 genomic DNA:
- a CDS encoding cell division protein FtsQ/DivIB — MSNFMDRFGEIFSMLMAPLWNHSDRMEKLSRFLIRCFVVMLVIGILVWLSQRPVFALKQIQIEPVAGQTLKHINKPIVKQQVLETVQGNFFSVRLEDVKRGFESMPWVRHVNVRRVWPNGLVVSIEEQKPFGTWGGADSHTLMNTHGELFTGRVSEVSDDVRLIDFSGPADAGKEVMSLYEKANNWFKPWGAEVTSLALTERYAWHVKLSNGMKVEFGRDEESSDKNLTEERVARLFKYWPQVQEKWANRVDAVDLRYANGFAVHLASASLKKNEVDGKKSELKQ, encoded by the coding sequence ATGAGCAACTTCATGGATCGCTTTGGTGAAATTTTCTCGATGTTAATGGCTCCTCTTTGGAACCACTCAGATCGCATGGAGAAATTGAGCCGTTTCTTGATCCGTTGTTTTGTGGTGATGTTAGTCATTGGGATTTTAGTTTGGCTAAGTCAACGCCCAGTATTTGCTTTGAAGCAAATTCAAATTGAGCCAGTTGCCGGTCAAACTCTGAAGCATATTAATAAGCCTATTGTTAAGCAACAGGTTCTCGAAACAGTGCAAGGCAATTTCTTCAGTGTTCGCCTAGAGGATGTGAAGCGTGGCTTTGAAAGCATGCCTTGGGTGCGACATGTCAATGTACGTCGTGTCTGGCCGAATGGATTGGTTGTCAGTATTGAAGAGCAAAAGCCTTTTGGAACCTGGGGTGGGGCTGATAGCCATACTCTCATGAATACCCATGGCGAACTCTTTACTGGGCGCGTATCAGAGGTAAGCGACGATGTACGTTTAATCGATTTTTCTGGGCCTGCAGATGCTGGTAAGGAAGTGATGAGTCTTTATGAAAAAGCAAACAATTGGTTTAAGCCATGGGGTGCTGAAGTAACTAGTCTGGCCCTCACTGAGCGATATGCATGGCATGTAAAGCTTTCGAATGGTATGAAGGTTGAATTTGGACGCGACGAAGAAAGTTCCGATAAAAATTTGACTGAAGAGCGCGTTGCTCGCTTATTTAAGTATTGGCCCCAGGTGCAAGAAAAGTGGGCGAATAGAGTTGACGCAGTTGATTTGCGTTATGCAAATGGTTTCGCAGTTCATCTTGCTTCTGCAAGTTTGAAAAAGAATGAAGTAGACGGCAAAAAAAGTGAGCTGAAGCAATGA
- a CDS encoding D-alanine--D-alanine ligase has product MSKVGVNLSSWGDRVRTSLASLDLKSLGRVGVLLGGKSGEREISLMSGNGVLEALRSKGVDAHAFDTGLRCPTELAKENFDRIFISLHGRFGEDGTIQGLLELLGLPYTGSAVLASALAIDKIVTKQVWISNGLATPEYEELTADSDWNAVVKHLGLPLIVKPAHEGSSLGLTKVKSVDELPAAYKLSAGLDKKVIAETCIIGDELTCPLVGFGKTAEALPVIKIIPPQANYDFHNKYFSDETQYLCPTGLAPEVNAAVQELALAAYRALGCRTWGRADVMLDQKTGKPYLLEMNTSPGMTSHSLVPMAAKAAGIEYADLVIWLLSQTLQQKEGASK; this is encoded by the coding sequence ATGTCTAAGGTAGGTGTTAATTTGAGTTCCTGGGGCGATCGGGTAAGGACTAGCTTAGCTAGCTTGGACCTCAAGTCATTGGGTCGTGTTGGCGTTTTGCTAGGCGGTAAATCTGGCGAGAGAGAAATTTCCCTCATGTCAGGTAATGGCGTACTAGAAGCATTACGTTCAAAAGGTGTTGATGCACACGCTTTTGATACAGGCTTACGTTGCCCAACAGAATTAGCTAAAGAAAATTTCGATCGTATCTTTATTTCTCTCCATGGTCGCTTTGGTGAAGATGGAACCATTCAGGGTCTACTTGAATTATTAGGGCTACCCTATACCGGCAGCGCTGTATTAGCCTCTGCTCTAGCAATCGACAAGATTGTTACAAAGCAAGTATGGATTAGTAATGGACTCGCTACGCCTGAGTACGAAGAGTTAACTGCTGATAGCGACTGGAATGCAGTTGTGAAGCATTTGGGCTTGCCACTCATTGTTAAGCCTGCGCACGAAGGTTCATCTTTGGGATTGACCAAGGTGAAATCGGTGGATGAGTTGCCGGCTGCTTATAAGCTTTCCGCTGGATTGGATAAAAAAGTCATTGCAGAAACCTGCATCATTGGAGATGAACTTACTTGCCCATTGGTTGGTTTCGGTAAAACAGCCGAAGCGTTACCTGTGATCAAAATTATTCCACCACAGGCGAACTACGATTTTCATAATAAATACTTCTCTGACGAAACTCAGTACTTGTGCCCCACTGGATTAGCGCCTGAAGTAAATGCTGCAGTTCAGGAGTTGGCATTGGCTGCATACAGAGCTTTAGGTTGCCGAACATGGGGTCGTGCTGATGTGATGCTCGATCAGAAGACTGGCAAACCTTACTTATTGGAAATGAATACCTCTCCTGGCATGACCTCTCACTCCTTGGTGCCAATGGCTGCCAAGGCAGCTGGTATTGAGTACGCTGACTTGGTCATTTGGTTGCTAAGTCAAACATTGCAGCAAAAAGAGGGTGCCTCTAAATGA
- the ftsA gene encoding cell division protein FtsA, producing MSKDNRDILVGLDIGTSKVVALVAELAPDGQFNVVGVGQTASKGLKKGVVVNIEATVQSIQKALEEAEVMADRQIVQVFTGIAGNHIVSFNSSGMVAIRDKEVGSGDVERVLETAKAINIPTDQQILHILVQEFIIDGQEDVREPIGMSGLRLEVKVHIVTGAVSAAQNIVKCVRRCGLEVNDLILQPLASSLAVLTEDEKELGVVLVDIGGGTTDIAIYCQGSIRHTAVIPIAGDQITNDIAMALRTPTIDAEDLKIAHGIARQEMADPTVMIDVPGVGDREPRPMSKQALAAVIEPRVEELFTLVRGVVRDSGYEDMVSSGIVLTGGTALMPGMVELAEQVFLRPARMGTPEYRGHLHEVLRSPRYATSIGLLMEGQAQLLRGRRVSQSGAFQSVITRMKEWFAGNF from the coding sequence ATGAGTAAAGACAATCGCGATATTTTGGTTGGTTTAGATATTGGAACTTCCAAGGTGGTTGCCTTGGTTGCTGAATTAGCTCCTGATGGTCAATTCAACGTAGTTGGTGTTGGACAAACGGCATCTAAGGGTTTAAAGAAGGGCGTTGTAGTCAATATTGAAGCAACCGTTCAGTCGATTCAGAAGGCGCTTGAAGAGGCTGAAGTAATGGCTGATCGTCAAATCGTACAAGTCTTTACTGGAATCGCTGGTAATCACATCGTGAGCTTTAACTCAAGCGGTATGGTTGCCATACGAGATAAAGAAGTTGGCTCTGGAGATGTCGAGCGCGTTCTCGAAACAGCAAAAGCAATCAACATCCCAACCGATCAACAGATTTTGCACATTCTTGTTCAAGAATTCATTATTGATGGACAGGAAGATGTCCGCGAGCCAATTGGTATGAGTGGTCTACGCTTAGAAGTGAAAGTGCATATTGTGACTGGCGCTGTAAGTGCTGCACAAAATATTGTGAAGTGTGTACGTCGCTGTGGTCTTGAAGTAAATGACTTGATATTGCAGCCTTTAGCATCAAGTTTGGCGGTATTAACCGAGGATGAAAAAGAGCTTGGCGTAGTGTTGGTGGATATTGGTGGTGGTACAACTGATATAGCAATTTATTGCCAGGGCTCAATTCGTCATACTGCTGTGATTCCTATTGCAGGCGATCAAATCACTAATGACATTGCGATGGCATTACGTACCCCAACAATTGATGCAGAGGATTTGAAGATTGCGCACGGTATTGCTCGTCAAGAGATGGCTGATCCAACTGTGATGATCGATGTTCCTGGTGTAGGTGATCGTGAACCACGCCCAATGTCTAAACAAGCATTGGCTGCAGTAATTGAACCCCGTGTTGAAGAGCTATTTACCCTGGTAAGAGGCGTAGTACGCGACTCTGGCTATGAAGATATGGTTTCCTCTGGAATTGTTTTGACAGGCGGCACAGCATTAATGCCTGGCATGGTCGAGTTAGCTGAGCAAGTCTTCTTAAGACCAGCTCGTATGGGCACTCCTGAGTACCGTGGACATTTACATGAAGTATTACGTAGCCCTAGATATGCCACCAGCATTGGCTTGCTGATGGAAGGCCAAGCGCAGCTATTGCGCGGCCGTCGTGTTTCTCAATCAGGCGCGTTTCAGAGTGTTATTACGCGCATGAAGGAATGGTTCGCAGGAAATTTTTAA